TAAAACTGCCTTCGAAACCTTCTTGTCGTGACACAAGTCAGCCAAAGCctttgacttcaactcGGAATCAGAGTAGATGTTCgattccttcaaaaaacTTCTCAAATGAGGTTCGTTTGGTAAAATCATAGCCACAGGCTTAACTTTGGTCTGATCAGCATAAACACAAAGGTTCAAGACGTTTGTGTTTGATCTGTAAATagattccaacttttccaaagCAATATATTCACcattcaaagtcttcaccaagttctttctTCTATCAATGACCTTCAAGTTACCGTTGGCAGTCCATTCACAGATATCACCAGTCTTGAACCAGCCATCTGGAGTGAAAGCATCGGCCGTTTCCTTTTCATTCTTATAGTATTCCTTGGTGACAGGTGGACCTTGTAACAATAATTCACCTTGGTTGTTCTTAGCAAAGTAACCAGCTTCTGGAAcgtcaatcaacttggcgGTGACGGAACCCAAAAGACAACCAGCAATTTCGAAATCAAAGTGATCAGGGTCAACAATAGTGGTATTGGCAACGGTCTCTGTTAAACCGTAACCCATCAACATGGGACAAATCAAGGTACTGATAAACACTTGTGCATCTCTGGAAATTGGAGAACCACCGTTAAGAcacaacttcaaacaacCACCGGTGGCCTGCTTAACCTTTTTGAAAATCACATCGAACAATCCTGAACCAGGCATATTGTAGTCCTTAAAtgccaacttggccttgaaaGCAGCCCAAAAGATTTTTTGGGTGAGTGGAGGCAATTCCTTaaccttggccaaaattCCTTTTCTAACCGATTCCCAAACGGCTGCAACCCCAACCATGACAGTCGGTTTGaattcaatcaaatcaGATTTACAGTTTTTACAGGATGCGTCAGTCAACGTCTTGACGTTGGCATATCCCAAAGTAGCACCCCACCAGAAACAAGTCACTTCAAACGCCAATTCAAAGATGTGAGCCAATGGCAAGAATGCAACCACCCTATCGGTGTTTTGCACCACGTTTCTACCAGCTACGGTGGAAACTCCACCCACACCCGAAACAACATTTTCGTGGGATAACACCACCCCCTTTGGGTCCCCGGTGGAACCAGAGGTGTACATGATACACGTCAAGTCTTCGGGCTTGGCGGTCTTGATGGCATATTTGGGGTCgttttcaacttctttacCCAATTTGAGTACATCTTCGTAGCTGATAAAGGTGATATCGGGGTTTatttccaagatcttcGCCTTGGCCTCGGAGGCAGACTTGTAGAAAAGCCCGCCTTGACGCTTGTCGTTCTCATCAATTGGGTCAAAGTGGATGATATACTTGATGGAGGTGGCTTGCTTGATCGGATTGATCAAGTTgcccaacaacaagttatCGGTGAACACAGCCGAACTGTCAGTTTGCACCAACGAATGGGTCAATCCTTTTTCCCCCAAGGTGTCATAGGCGGTGACAATGGGAATGTTCTGAGAGCTACAAGCCAAATAGGTTTGCATCCATTTGTGGGAGGTGGACGCAAAAATGTGCAACTTGTTGGCCTGTTCAGGCTCAATtcccaacttgaccaaccCCTTTCCGTAGGTGGTGaccaagtccaataagTCGGGAAATGTGATGAATTGATAAGGAGAGTTTTCATAAAAGAGCCATTCCTTCTCCACCGTCTGCTCTTGTCCATCAATGATTTTCTTGACGCTCTTGATTTCCGAGTGCACctccttcaagtctctCCAGCCCATGGCATTTCGGGAGCCATTTCTCTTGACACATTCCTGGAAGAATTCAAATACAGTGCTGGCCTTGGAGTCAACAGGTCTCAAAACACATCCATCTTTCTGGGTGACCTTTCTTCTGGGAGCTGTTTCACCCGGCTGGGCAGGTCCTACAGCGGTGGTTAATTGATAGACCATTGTAATTTAATAAAAACCAATAGTTTTGGGGGCGAGAAATCCGAGAGGGGGATGCAGATGTATATATAATGGAGAAAAAATCCCGTTTGGCCTATGCCAGAAAAATTGTCCGCAGACCTAACCGAAAACAGAAACTTGAGTGTGAATTTTAGTCATCACCCAGGGGAAATGTTGGGGAGCAAGAGCCTAACCAAATTTTGGGTCGGTAGTATGGAGCTATTGATATTATAATTACGAGGGGCTGCGTTATCCTCGGGGGCATAACTTCCAACAAGGTCAGCTGCCATAGCAAAGTTGCGGCGAAACGGCAACCAGCAACGCCGCGACATCCGCGACATATTCTCCGTCTTTGCGGGACATCTGCCCCTGCGAGGGGTGTTTAGGATCGGCTGGTGCTAACTACTAGTTACAGGTAAGGGAAATGTGATGAGAGCTGGCCCTCCGTCGCAGGCATAAGACTGGAAGCCGGAATTGATGCTGAATTTTCAATTGGTGTGGGTGGAAGAATTCCGAGGATGGACTAATAATAGAACCGAGCTTTCCCCAACAGATATGGGATAACAAGTCCCGGGGCACCATTGGATAGATTAATGGGCAAAGATCGGGCACCAGGATCCGGAGCTAGTCACATGACTGCCATCTTGGCAGATTGCGTTTGTGTGGTTGGGGCATTGTAGATCTGCTTGCGAAGGTGCTCGTCTCAGGGTTTTTGTTGGGGAACAAATATGTTCCCCAACAACGACATCGCATTCGTGCTGCAAAATGTCGGGGTGCTGCTGACATAAACCGCGACATTGGCCATGGTCTTCGGTTGTGATGGTGATCAGCTACCATTGGGGTGGGTGATGGGACAGAACTTCCAGATTTGATATTTAGCTCCCCAAACATTTACAATCATAATTCTACCTCATAATTTATTAATATTAATTAGCTCTATAACTCTACTAAAGCAACCGCTCTTCGAATCTCAATTCGTTATTCACGGGCAATCCCACCAATaatctcaacaagttttccaCTGCCAACCGTTGCTTGTTCAACCCATTAATAGGCTTGAATCCTGGCTTGGACAATGGAGCCTTCAACCAGTAACTCAACAACGTCAACACCGCATAGAAGTTGTCATAGCTGTCGTCGGATGCTCCAACCTTCTTGTAGGTGACTCTCGAAAAGAACTCggtcatcaccaccaaatcaatGATCAATGGAGTGGCCAACAAAGAGTCTTCACACACATTGTGAATAGAGATCTTGTTATGTCCACCCAACATCAACTCACTGTAGTACTCATCCATGGCAACCTTAGAATCCTTGACCGCAGGCACGTACTTAATGACGATACAGTGATCGACTTTTCTTCCGGTTTCGTCGTTGTAAAGAATCTCATTACTTTCGAtaatatcatcaaccacTGAAGACTTTGAGATCTCCTTTGATCTAAATTGTTTGGGAGCAGACAAATTGTATCCATCGTTGTTACCCAAGTGGTTATAAGAGGCAATGGAAACTGGACGAATACCGGCATCCACCAAGAATTGTGCCAACACAGACTTGACCTTGGTTTGTCCACTCTTGAAGTCATCTCCACCAATGAAAGATTTGTATTGTGCAGCCAATTCAATCACACCCGGAACAAAAGTATTTTGAGGAGATCCATTGATGTATGGAACACCTTCCAAAATACTGGCAACAGCGAAAACAGAAGATGGAGATACTTCTTCGTGGTTTTCCTTGATAGCCTTGATAAAATTTTCGGCAGTATCGTTGACTCCTTCAATAATTTCAGAGTATCTTTCAGTGTTAGCAGTCCACAAAACGATCACcttatccaacttgttctttgCCTTGAAATCATTAATATCCTTtctgattttttcaacatccttccatttgttcttcaagtcaactTCTCCCTTGGCATCGATATTGGAGACGTTATCGGCTCTTTCCTTTTGATTCAAAGCAATGAAATCAGGATAGTATACAGATGGTAAAGGTTCGATGTCATCAATGTATGAGTACAATTGTTTCTGCAAATCGATGTCCAACACTTGGGCTCTCTTCATGGCCTTGtccaatttcaacttggagatatcccatccaccaacaacaaagtCATTGGGGTTAACCATTGGTAAGATTGAGTTGAAAGGAGCGTAGATATCGTTACCTTCAGCATCAACTCCCAACTTCACGGTGGAAGATTGG
The sequence above is drawn from the Yamadazyma tenuis chromosome 3, complete sequence genome and encodes:
- the FAA4 gene encoding long-chain fatty acid-CoA ligase (COG:I; EggNog:ENOG503NVN8) — translated: MVYQLTTAVGPAQPGETAPRRKVTQKDGCVLRPVDSKASTVFEFFQECVKRNGSRNAMGWRDLKEVHSEIKSVKKIIDGQEQTVEKEWLFYENSPYQFITFPDLLDLVTTYGKGLVKLGIEPEQANKLHIFASTSHKWMQTYLACSSQNIPIVTAYDTLGEKGLTHSLVQTDSSAVFTDNLLLGNLINPIKQATSIKYIIHFDPIDENDKRQGGLFYKSASEAKAKILEINPDITFISYEDVLKLGKEVENDPKYAIKTAKPEDLTCIMYTSGSTGDPKGVVLSHENVVSGVGGVSTVAGRNVVQNTDRVVAFLPLAHIFELAFEVTCFWWGATLGYANVKTLTDASCKNCKSDLIEFKPTVMVGVAAVWESVRKGILAKVKELPPLTQKIFWAAFKAKLAFKDYNMPGSGLFDVIFKKVKQATGGCLKLCLNGGSPISRDAQVFISTLICPMLMGYGLTETVANTTIVDPDHFDFEIAGCLLGSVTAKLIDVPEAGYFAKNNQGELLLQGPPVTKEYYKNEKETADAFTPDGWFKTGDICEWTANGNLKVIDRRKNLVKTLNGEYIALEKLESIYRSNTNVLNLCVYADQTKVKPVAMILPNEPHLRSFLKESNIYSDSELKSKALADLCHDKKVSKAVLKSLLATGKSQGLRGIELLQNIVLLDEEWTPQNGFVTSAQKLQRKKILESCKDRVEEAYK
- the INO1 gene encoding Myo-inositol-1-phosphate synthase (EggNog:ENOG503NV57; COG:I), which codes for MVQVTFNSAKATKSEDVLKTTFTYENAIVEKGEAGALNVTPTKTDYEFKTELKVPKLGLMLVGLGGNNGTTLVGAVLANKHNISFETKERVVKPNYYGSVTQSSTVKLGVDAEGNDIYAPFNSILPMVNPNDFVVGGWDISKLKLDKAMKRAQVLDIDLQKQLYSYIDDIEPLPSVYYPDFIALNQKERADNVSNIDAKGEVDLKNKWKDVEKIRKDINDFKAKNKLDKVIVLWTANTERYSEIIEGVNDTAENFIKAIKENHEEVSPSSVFAVASILEGVPYINGSPQNTFVPGVIELAAQYKSFIGGDDFKSGQTKVKSVLAQFLVDAGIRPVSIASYNHLGNNDGYNLSAPKQFRSKEISKSSVVDDIIESNEILYNDETGRKVDHCIVIKYVPAVKDSKVAMDEYYSELMLGGHNKISIHNVCEDSLLATPLIIDLVVMTEFFSRVTYKKVGASDDSYDNFYAVLTLLSYWLKAPLSKPGFKPINGLNKQRLAVENLLRLLVGLPVNNELRFEERLL